The segment GCTAGCTCAATATTTCCATTATATATAGCTTTAAAAATTGCTTCTTGGTTCTGCTGAGCTAAAGATAAATATAGAGTTTCCTTAATATCAAGCGCTTTTTCACTTGCTGGGTTATGAGTTACATCCTCTCTGCTATTATCTATAGGGGTTTTGCCATATATATCAGCTAAAGATATATTAGCATTATATTGAGTTAATAGTTGTACTGCTTCTAGGTGCCTATTAAATACTGCTGCATTTAATGCTGTAGAATGAAATTTTCCTTCTTTAATGCTAGGGTCTATATTTTTTTCAAGTAAAAATTTTAATGTTTTAATATCATCATTTGCAGCTACTCTATGCAATTCTTTTGCTGAATTACTTAGTTTTACTGGCTCATGTGCTACTATTTCATTTCCTTTTTCATTAGTAGTTATTATATATTTTTTAGCAGCTTCTGCATGGGTTTTATCCGAGGAAACATTTTTTTCTTTATTAGGGCTGGTAGACCTAGCATAGTCTAAGGCTATACTACAAGCATCTTTTACAAAAGACTTTAATGTTTCTTTTAGACCTTTCACTTGTTCGCTTTTTAAAGCTTTATTTTCTTCTATCGCCTCTGACAATTTAATTTTAATGTCATTACTGCGTTCCAATATTTCTTTTCTATCTTGGCTATCAAGAGAAAAGGTAATCAGATCAGCAAGATCCCAATTAAAGTCATGGTATTCATCAGAATTTAGAATACTCCAGAATATGTTTAACATATCTTCTTTTTTATTTTCTAA is part of the Candidatus Jidaibacter acanthamoeba genome and harbors:
- a CDS encoding ankyrin repeat domain-containing protein codes for the protein MKNRDYYTNILENKKEDMLNIFWSILNSDEYHDFNWDLADLITFSLDSQDRKEILERSNDIKIKLSEAIEENKALKSEQVKGLKETLKSFVKDACSIALDYARSTSPNKEKNVSSDKTHAEAAKKYIITTNEKGNEIVAHEPVKLSNSAKELHRVAANDDIKTLKFLLEKNIDPSIKEGKFHSTALNAAVFNRHLEAVQLLTQYNANISLADIYGKTPIDNSREDVTHNPASEKALDIKETLYLSLAQQNQEAIFKAIYNGNIELAKKLINKNPDSAFCYNKQGYNAFLWAALYNKVDLLVYLVLKYEEKIIETKDKYNWNTSNIAAYSPSLSSFTFLLNVYGWSKEEVENAYNTAINYKNNYWKNDKKDFFIDQKDIYKEIEKIVKHQLDLYIPKISILSIFNYALPLSQALRNAQFFDLPEEIVTKILTFLPGAEVLHSNTIGNLLNKLVSDKIVSIENLNEILNTPVQTKFTEQLIRERKNLQKEDVISNYI